A genome region from Gallus gallus isolate bGalGal1 chromosome 9, bGalGal1.mat.broiler.GRCg7b, whole genome shotgun sequence includes the following:
- the COL4A3 gene encoding collagen alpha-3(IV) chain isoform X3 → MGLAGPKGIRGVPGIPGFSGPPGLPGEPGIAGHPGRSGVPGCNGTKGDRGFPGPPGRRGAPGIPGVDGIKGDKGCPADGYDQGYGAKGDPGFPGIPGPQGAQGVQGYPGETGPRGLPGTSGIPGRPGPPGPKGLMGMKVIGTKGRKGDTGLTGPPGPPGTVIVTLSGPDNMTDLKGEKGEKGSRGLPGPMGFTGPTGDSQSEKGDRGEPGAQGKPGKEGAPGLPGLPGQHGEQGKPGLAGRQGAKGVKGDTGPPGACGRTEYYDVVGEKGDEGPPGPPGPKGQRGMPGPQGPPGDAGRPGVSRPGLRGPPGFPGPKGTKGEKGQEGSCIVGPPGLPGITGRIGSAGLPGPPGEPGRVTFRTGPPGLPGQPGCAGPPGPPGDIGMKGDEACTCTDCSYIPGTPGLPGSPGPRGQDGIPGREGTPGPKGAPGSPGAPGFPGPQGPPGFKGDQGRKGSKGEPGYVYPEGPKGEQGDPGARGDKGRKGSSGFLGRPGSKGHKGSKGEEGLAGSKGDRGQPGLPGNPGLPGEMGLPGLPGYGPQGIRGVKGSKGLPGPHGLPGEAGLKGETIRIAPLPALPGPQGPDGLPGSPGVPGRVGTSGQPGDVGHPGPTGDTGFPGLGFPGNPGPKGNKGLPGGRGAPGCEGKMGEPGRAGNLGQPGEKGDPGMIIPGEPGKLGSPGGRGIPGPKGDTGFPGLPGLPGHAGRDGNSGLRGDPGSSGVPGDPGFPGKPAECLTGLPGLPGVQGATGPPGRRGSLGSKGKLGPPGLGIPGIYGKPGEPGLIGLLGNTGLPGLKGQSGRPGVSGVPGPRGEPGIMGPLGIPGPPGRIGSPGNPGIRGSFGFPGLKGRKGLLGAQGEPGDKGFPGPSETLVVIGNKGEQGSKGVQGRMGLKGEKGDAGVQGPPGLIGSEGVPGVPGVKGFMGLPGIPGGQGFPGAPGNKGNMGIPGQKGQKGSPGFPGTSGDPGPTGYGGFPGEKGDPGYPSPGLPGEPGPKGDPGAPGVLGRKGEKGSQGQPGHNGAPGLHGPRGETGVAGNPGKLGLPGDVGVKGQQGHPGQQGVIGPPGAAGYPGENGLAGERGNQGQDGMPGPPGAKGEPGAPGRGIPGLQGVPGRRGVKGDMGLPGFPGPPGMKGLQGDQGPIGPPGLMGLPGFQGATGMAITGPKGNRGIAGADGRPGIPGFQGLPGLPTMSIKGSKGVRGADGIQGPMGPAGDSGPPGPKGVEGRPGYPGARGDPGFLGFPGVKGEKGNHGPPGPRGAEGPRGPKGQPGPPGVSERIFSVPGSKGPPGLPGIPGTPGDQGVQGIPGLQGPKGVKGLPGSFGRPGQPGRPGPKGDRGFPGQRGQPGLIGFPGLQGLPGSPGTITTGPTRRGFIFTRHSQSTKIPSCPSGTSQIYFGYSLLFVQGNERAHGQDLGTAGSCLQRFTTMPFLFCNTNDVCSFASRNDYSYWLSTATAMPVDMAPISGKALEPHISRCIVCEGPAMVIAVHSQTTAVPACPGGWISLWKGFSFVMYTSAGSEASGQALASPGSCLEEFRAIPFIECHGRGTCNYYTNSYSFWLASLNPRRMFRKPMPQTLKAGELENIISRCQVCMKRPV, encoded by the exons ATGGGCTTAGCTGGACCCAAAGGTATACGG GGAGTCCCAGGAATACCTGGATTTTCAGGTCCCCCAGGCCTTCCA GGTGAACCAGGAATTGCTGGCCACCCTGGGCGCTCAGGTGTTCCAGGTTGCAACGGCACAAAG GGTGATCGAGGTTTCCCAGGTCCTCCAggtagaagaggtgctccaggcattCCA GGTGTTGATGGCATCAAAGGAGATAAG GGGTGCCCCGCAGATGGATATGACCAAGGATATGGTGCAAAAGGTGATCCTGGATTTCCAGGAATACCTGGACCTCAG GGTGCTCAGGGTGTTCAAGGATATCCTGGGGAAACTGGACCACGGGGCCTTCCAGGAACTTCA GGCATACCAGGGAGACCAGGACCTCCTGGACCTAAG ggtcttatgggAATGAAAGTAATAGGAACCAAAGGAAGAAAG ggagaCACTGGATTAACTGGACCCCCTGGACCACCAGGAACTGTTATCGTTACATTAAGTGGACCAGACAATATGACG GACttgaaaggagagaaaggagaaaaaggatcAAGAGGACTTCCAGGGCCAATGGGATTTACA GGGCCAACTGGTGATTCTCAGAGTGAAAAGGGTGACCGAGGAGAACCTGGAGCACAG ggTAAACCTGGTAAAGAAGGTGCTCCGGGTCTACCTGGATTACCG GGACAACATGGTGAACAGGGCAAACCAGGACTGGCTGGCAGACAAGGAGCTAAG GGTGTGAAAGGAGACACTGGTCCACCTGGAGCTTGTGGTCGA ACAGAGTATTATGATGTAGTTGGTGAAAAAGGAGATGAAGGACCTCCTGGACCTCCAGGACCAAAAGGTCAACGTGGCATGCCTG GGCCACAGGGTCCTCCTGGAGATGCTGGTAGACCAG GTGTGTCAAGGCCTGGGCTGAGAGGTCCCCCAGGATTTCCTGGGCCTAAAgggacaaaaggagaaaaaggacaGGAGGGCTCGTGTATTGTAGGCCCTCCAGGACTGCCTGGGATTACTGGCAGAATTGGTTCTGCTGGGTTGCCAGGTCCTCCGGGAGAACCAG GTAGAGTAACTTTTAGAACAGGCCCACCCGGACTTCCTGGACAGCCAGGGTGTGCAGGACCTCCAGGACCTCCAGGAGACATTGGCATGAAAG GTGATGAAGCTTGCACATGTACCGATTGCAGCTATATTCCAGGAACACCTGGTCTTCCTGGTTCTCCTGGACCACGTGGCCAGGATGGCATCCCTG gtaGAGAAGGAACACCAGGTCCCAAAGGAGCTCCAGGTTCTCCAGGTGCACCAGGGTTTCCAGGACCCCAA ggaCCTCCAGGTTTTAAAGGAGATCAAGGACGTAAGGGATCAAAAGGTGAGCCAGGGTATGTGTATCCAGAGGGACCAAAAGGGGAGCAAGGAGATCCAGGAGCCAGGGgagacaaaggaagaaaaggatcaAGTGGATTTCTGGGAAGACCTGGCTCTAAAGGTCACAAAGGTTCTAAAGGTGAAGAG GGATTGGCTGGTTCAAAAGGAGATAGAGGGCAACCTGGATTGCCTGGTAACCCTGGTCTTCCTGGAGAGATGGGGCTTCCTGGACTGCCAGGATATGGACCACAAGGAATAAGAGGTGTCAAAGGCTCTAAAGGATTACCTGGTCCACATGGattgcctggagaagctg GTCTGAAAGGAGAGACCATTAGGATAGCTCCATTGCCTGCGTTGCCAGGACCTCAAGGACCAGATGGTTTACCTGGATCCCCAGGAGTGCCTG GTAGGGTTGGAACGAGTGGTCAGCCAGGTGATGTGGGGCATCCAGGGCCAACAGGTGACACAGGCTTTCCAGGGCTTGGGTTTCCTGGAAATCCAGGCCCAAAAG GAAATAAAGGACTTCCTGGAGGCAGAGGGGCACCAGGTTGTGAAGGAAAGATGGGAGAGCCAGGCCGAGCTGGAAATCTGGGACAACCAGGAGAAAAG GGTGACCCAGGCATGATTATTCCCGGAGAGCCAGGCAAACTAGGTTCACCAGGAGGTCGTGGCATTCCTGGCCCAAAAGGTGATACTGGATTTCCAGGACTTCCAGGCTTACCAGGGCATGCTGGACGTGATGGCAATAGTGGCCTAAGAG GAGATCCAGGCTCATCTGGTGTTCCTGGGGATCCAGGTTTTCCAGGGAAACCTGCTGAATGTCTTACTGGCCTGCCAGGTTTGCCAGGTGTCCAGGGAGCTACAGGCCCACCAG GAAGAAGAGGTTCACTAGGTTCAAAAGGCAAACTAGGTCCTCCTGGCTTGGGTATCCCAGGAATCTACGGAAAGCCTGGGGAACCTGGATTAATAGGTCTTCTGGGAAACACAGGACTGCCTGGTCTCAAGGGACAGTCTGGAAGACCAGGAGTCTCTGGTGTGCCAG gCCCTAGAGGAGAGCCAGGCATAATGGGCCCATTAGGAATTCCTGGACCCCCTGGCAGGATTGGAAGTCCGGGCAACCCTGGTATCAGAG gctCTTTTGGCTTCCCAGGgctaaaaggaagaaaagggctTCTTGGAGCACAAGGTGAACCAGGTGACAAAGGTTTTCCTGGACCATCTGAAACCTTGGTTGTGATTGGAAATAAAGGAGAACAAGGCTCAAAAG GAGTCCAAGGAAGAATGGGactaaaaggagaaaaaggggaTGCAGGTGTCCAAGGTCCTCCAGGTCTTATTGGATCTGAAGGAGTACCTGGTGTACCAG GTGTCAAAGGATTTATGGGTCTTCCAGGGATTCCTGGAGGACAAGGATTTCCTGGTGCACCAGGAAACAAAGGGAACATGGGAATTCCAG GTCAAAAAGGACAAAAGGGTTCTCCAGGCTTTCCAGGAACTTCAGGGGACCCTGGTCCAACAGGCTATGGTGGCTTTCCAGGTGAAAAAGGAGACCCTGGGTACCCATCTCCTGGACTCCCAGGGGAACCTGGTCCAAAG GGAGATCCAGGGGCTCCTGGTGTTTTgggcaggaaaggagaaaaaggatcCCAAGGTCAGCCAGGACATAATGGAGCACCAGGACTACATGGACCCAGAGGAGAAACAGGAGTTGCTGGAAACCCAG GGAAACTTGGACTTCCTGGAGATGTTGGTGTTAAAGGACAACAGGGCCACCCAGGACAACAGGGTGTTATAGGCCCTCCTG GTGCTGCTGGATACCCTGGTGAAAATGGACTTGCTGGTGAAAGGGGTAATCAGGGTCAGGATGGTATGCCAGGTCCCCCAGGAGCAAAGGGAGAACCAG GAGCACCAGGGAGAGGAATCCCTGGCCTTCAAGGCGTTCCTGGTCGTAGAg GAGTCAAAGGGGACATGGGGCTTCCTGGTTTTCCTGGGCCACCAGGTATGAAAGGTCTTCAGGGTGACCAAGGACCCATTGGACCTCCTGGATTAATGGGATTACCTGGATTTCAAGGAGCAACAGGCATGGCAATTACTGGCCCAAAAGGGAATAGAGGCATTGCTGGTGCAGATGGAAGACCAG GTATTCCCGGTTTCCAAGGGCTGCCTGGTCTTCCCACTATGAGCATAAAAGGAAGCAAAGGTGTTAGAGGAGCAGATGGCATACAAGGACCAATGGGCCCAGCTGGTGACAGTGGCCCTCCAGGTCCAAAA GGAGTAGAAGGTCGACCAGGTTATCCTGGTGCTAGAGGGGACCCTGGCTTTCTCGGATTTCCAGGTGTAAAAG GAGAAAAGGGTAATCATGGACCACCTGGACCACGAGGGGCAGAAGGGCCAAGGGGACCAAAGGGCCAACCTG gtCCACCTGGTGTCTCTGAAAGAATATTCTCTGTCCCAGGAAGCAAGGGGCCTCCTGGACTGCCAGGAATCCCAGGAACACCAGGTGATCAAGGAGTTCAAGGGATTCCTGGACTACAAG GACCTAAAGGAGTGAAAGGTCTACCAGGAAGTTTTGGTCGTCCAGGTCAACCAGGACGGCCTGGTCCAAAAGGAGACAGGGGATTTCCAGGACAAAGAG GGCAACCTGGATTGATTGGCTTCCCTGGCCTACAGGGATTGCCTGGATCACCAGGTACTATCACCACTGGTCCAACAAGAAGAGGTTTTATCTTTACTCGACATAGTCAATCAACAAAGATTCCTTCATGCCCATCTGGGACATCACAAATCTACTTTGGCTATTCACTGCTTTTTGTACAAGGAAATGAACGAGCGCATGGACAAGACCTTG GAACAGCTGGTAGCTGCTTGCAGAGATTTACCACCATGCCATTCTTATTCTGTAACACCAATGACGTGTGCAGTTTTGCTTCTCGCAATGACTATTCATACTGGCTGTCAACTGCAACAGCAATGCCAGTAGACATGGCACCAATTTCCGGCAAAGCACTAGAGCCCCATATAAGCAG ATGCATTGTCTGTGAAGGACCTGCAATGGTAATAGCAGTTCACAGCCAAACAACTGCAGTTCCTGCATGTCCAGGAGGCTGGATATCTCTCTGGAAgggcttttcttttgttatg TATACAAGTGCTGGCTCAGAAGCTTCTGGCCAAGCACTGGCATCTCCTGGATCTTGTCTGGAAGAATTTAGAGCCATCCCATTCATAGAGTGCCATGGCAGGGGGACATGCAACTACTACACAAACTCCTACAGCTTCTGGTTGGCATCACTAAATCCAAGAAGAATGTTCAG gaaaCCTATGCCACAGACGTTGAAAGCAGGAGAACTAGAAAACATCATCAGCCGTTGTCAGGTCTGCATGAAGAGACCAGTCTAA